The window CAACAATTGAAGATGTGGACTGCTTTTATGTTTTTTGAGAAGGGTACAACACTTTTATATGGGGGTCAAGAAGCAAAAGAAGATCTATCCCAGTCGTTATTTGATCGGGAGCTGATTAATTGGCAAGGTCTTGACCATGAGTTTAGTCAATTCCTTAGTCGATTAGCCACCTTCAAAAAAGAATCCATATTTGCGTATGGACATTATAAGATTCACACAATGACGAAAAAAGATATTATTGTCGTCACCTATGTTGAACAGAATGAGTGGGCCATTGGTATCTTTAATGTTGGACTGAAAACAGGTCAATTAAAACTTGTAAGTCAAGAGGAAAGCCATATGCCCTTACCTGTTATAGAAGATGGATCTTATGTTAATTATTACACCATGGAAGATATAGCCGTGGAAAATCAAGTCATCCAGCTTATCAATGAACCCATATGGATAAAGGTTATGTAAGAGAATCGAGGTTAGGAGTGAAAAGATGCCAATAAAAGCAAGTAACATATTTAAAAGTTTTCTTATCTTATTAAGTATGAACCTCTTATTGACAGCTTGTAGCCATAACAAGAAAGTCAAATGGATAGACGATGCGACGATTTATGAAGTGAATCTAAGGCAATATACAGAAGAAGGAACCTTTGAAGCCTTTCAGGAGCATTTGCCAAGATTACAAGAATTAGGTGTAAAGATTTTATGGTTTATGCCTATTCATCCTATCTCTGAAACAAAAAGAAAAGGGACATTGGGATCTTATTATGCTGTTACAGATTATAAGGCTGTTAACCCGGAGTTTGGGACCATGGAAGATTTTAAGGACTTAGTAAAAGCATGTCATGATATGGGGTTCAAAGTAATACTTGATTGGGTGGCCAATCATACGGGTTGGGATAATAAGTGGATTAGCGAACATCCAGAATGGTATACCCAATCCAATGGAAGGATTATTAAGCCCCCTGGAACCGATTGGTCCGATGTAGCGGATCTTAATTATAAGAATAAAGAGATGAGAAAGGCCATGAAAGACGCCATGGTTTTCTGGGTGAAAGAGTTAGATATTGATGGGTATCGATGTGATGTAGCTGGTAGTGTACCTGTGGACTTCTGGGAAGATGTATCCACAGCTTTACATAAAATAAAGCCTGTATTTATGTTAGCGGAAGATGGAGCTGATTATTCACTAATGGATAATGCCTTTGATGCTAATTATAACTGGCATTTGTTAGGCTCTATCAATAAAACGGCTAAAGAAGGCAGCACCGTAAGCCGTATTCGTTCAGATATAAGAAGAGGGGTATCGGCTTATCCAAAAGGCTCATTTCCCATGAATTTTATTACAAATCATGATGAAAATTCATGGAATGGCACAACAAAAGAAAGGCTAGGCGATGCTAAAGACCTGATGAATGCACTTATTTTTACCGCTCCAGGTATGCCGCTTATTTACTCAGGACAAGAGGCTTCACTCAATAAGCGACTGCAATTTTTTGAAAAAGATAACATTGATTGGTCTGACCTTACAGAACAAGAATTTTATAAGCAGCTGGTCACCCTTAAGAAGGATAATGAAGCCTTATGGAATGGTTCGGCAGGGGGAAATATAACCTTTATTGAAACAACAGAAAAACCTGTTCTTGCTTACGCTAGGGTAAAGGGCAAGAATAAAGTGATATTTATCGGCAACTTTACCAGCAAAGAAAACACGTTCTCTCTAAAAAAGATGGATGTAAGCGGCTCTTATACCAACTATTTTAATGAAGAAGAAATAGTACTTGAAGAAGGTAAGACCCTTCAACTTGGCCCTTGGGATTTTTATATTTTTGTTAATAAATAAAAATAATTGGTCCTTTAATAAAGGGTTGGGTTTTGGATGATGAAAAGTACATATACGTATATGTAAAATTACATATTGCACTTTACGAAATGCTCATAAAGTGATACCATGGTAGAGAGAAAAACTTAGGAGGAAAACCATGGAACGTTCTAAAAAAAGTAAGGTAACCTTACAGACCATAGCCGATAAGTTGCAAGTATCTAGGAATACTGTGTCAAAAGCTTTGAACGACCACGCGGATGTTGCTGAAGAGACCAAACAATTAATATACAGCACGGCGGTAGAATTGGGATATAAAAAGATTGGGATATTACAGAAGAAAGAATTACATATACAGAAACAAAGAGAAGAAGAAGCCAAGAAGGATATCAATAAAAATATTGCCTTTCTGAGCTATGGTCTTCAAGTAGAAGGTTCCTATTGGTCCCACATATTAAACGGGATCGAGGAAGTAGCAAGAGAACAGGGGTACAACGTGATCTTAGGTAGTATTAGCGAAGAGGATGAGGAGCATTTAATATTACCTAATTGCGTCAGCAACGGGGCCATTGATGGCATTGTTTTAATGGGGTCCTTAAAAAAGGATTATGTAAAGAAGGTTATTGGTGGCGACATACCGACGGTTCTCATTGACACCTTTGCAGAGAAATATTACGGTCAAATAGGGGCGGATATCATCATGGTGAACAATGAAGAAAGTACAAGGATGTTAACAGAGCATCTTCTGGAGCAAGGCATTACAGATATCGGGTTTATTGGTGATATTACCTATTCTAAGAGTTTTCGAGAACGTTGGGAAGGCTTTCTTAGAGCCATGCAGGAGGCCAATGTGCCTGTGAACAGCGATTACTGTATTATTCACAATGAAGCTTTTCACTATCAACATCGAGAAGCTGTTGAAGAAGAGATGCAGAAGATGGTTAAGTTGCCTAGGGCGTTGGTTTGCGCCAATGATCGTGTTGCCATTAATGTCATCAGAGATATTAAAAGGAAAGGCATAAGGGTACCGGAAGATGTTGCCATTGTTGGTTTTGATAACATAGATGAAGCCAAAATTATAGAACCTTCTTTGACCACAGTAAATATCTGTAAACGGGATTTGGGTCGACGTACCATGGATGAGTTAATCTGGCGCATTAAGAATCCAAACTATCCCTACGAAGTGATTCGGATGCATACAAAAGTGAAGATTAGAAAGTCAAGTATTTGCTAATTGAAACAGAAAGCCATATAGGGTGATAGACACTTGTCAGATGGTTACCATGTTATAACATGATAACGGTAGTGGCCAAAAGTGCTTGTAACCCTATATGGCTTTTTTATGTGCAAAAATAGATTTTATTAGCGTGTTTTACCCAACATATTATCAAGCTTACCCATCACATTGTCAAAAATTATAAAGATAAAATCATGTAAAATAATAATATTATGTGTAATATGGTGAAAAATACATAAATGCATTACATGTTAAGTCATTTAAACATTATTTTATTTAAACAAATATCACAAAAAAGGCTGTTAAAAATAGCTTGTACTGGTAAAAAACGGGGAAATCCATATTGACCATTCATGAAAAATATGGTAAAATCAATAACGTACTAATGAATTATCACTATTTTACATATTGGTAATATGGTGATAATGTGTAAAAAGAAGAGGGTAATTGTCAATCTATGAAAAACAAAGGGAGGGTTTTACATGAAATGCGTTAAAAAAATGATGTGTCTATGCTTAATACTAGCCATGGTAGCTGTATTGAGCGCATGCAGTAAGGCAGAGAAGACAGATACACCTGCCAAGGATAATGAGGGTGATCATCAGCAGGTAGAGCAACAGGATGATAAACAGGAAGAAAAGGATGACCAGCAAGAAGAAGAAAAAGAACCCGAAGTCGTTGAAGAAACCTATGATTTAGGTGGTCGTGTTATCCGTTTTGTCACACAAAACCTAAATGAAGATAACCCTTTCCATGAGGAAGCGCCACAAAATGAGGATACTGAAAACAGACAAAAAATACATAAGCAAGTGGAAGAAAAATATAATGTGAAGATTGAATATGTGGCCTATCAAAAGCCAGAAGAAGAAAGAGCAGAAGAAATTATGACCTCCGTTCTTGCCGGTGAGCCCATTGCGGATATTGCAAGAATCAGCTCCTACTATGTGAGTCAATTAGCCGCAGGTGATTTCTTAGAGCCTATTGACGCTTATTTAGATGATATTCAGCTACCGGATTTTTCGTTGCAGGTAGGTGCCTTTAAAGGAAAACATTTTGGTTTTGATACAGCATTTATGGGTGGGGACCAAGGTCTATTTTTTAATAAACGATTAGTGGAAGAAGCAGGTCTTGAAAATCCCACAGCGGTTCATAAACGTGGTGAGTGGACATTTGATACCTTTATGGAATACGCACGTGAATTAAAGCAAGTACTGCCAGAAGATATCCATCCCATCAGCATGGACCCTGCATATTTTGGCTTATTCATTGTGGGTGCTAATGGTGGCTCCATTCTCGATCCAGATACAAATGAAGTGGCCTTTACACGTCCTGAGTCCATCGAAGCCATTGAATACTTACAGAAATTCTATCAAGAAGGACTGGTTATGCCTGTTCCAACAGATGCTGAAGGGGAGAAATCTTACTGGAGTGGACCAAGAGATGCTTTTAAACAAGGTCAATCCGTATTCACCCATGGTCACATCTGGGAAGCGGCATATGGCTATAACAATGACCTAGAAGATGAATGGGGCTATGTACCTTTCCCCTATGGACCTAACGTAAAATCTGATTTTAGCAATTA is drawn from Vallitalea pronyensis and contains these coding sequences:
- a CDS encoding LacI family DNA-binding transcriptional regulator — its product is MERSKKSKVTLQTIADKLQVSRNTVSKALNDHADVAEETKQLIYSTAVELGYKKIGILQKKELHIQKQREEEAKKDINKNIAFLSYGLQVEGSYWSHILNGIEEVAREQGYNVILGSISEEDEEHLILPNCVSNGAIDGIVLMGSLKKDYVKKVIGGDIPTVLIDTFAEKYYGQIGADIIMVNNEESTRMLTEHLLEQGITDIGFIGDITYSKSFRERWEGFLRAMQEANVPVNSDYCIIHNEAFHYQHREAVEEEMQKMVKLPRALVCANDRVAINVIRDIKRKGIRVPEDVAIVGFDNIDEAKIIEPSLTTVNICKRDLGRRTMDELIWRIKNPNYPYEVIRMHTKVKIRKSSIC
- a CDS encoding alpha-amylase family glycosyl hydrolase, with translation MPIKASNIFKSFLILLSMNLLLTACSHNKKVKWIDDATIYEVNLRQYTEEGTFEAFQEHLPRLQELGVKILWFMPIHPISETKRKGTLGSYYAVTDYKAVNPEFGTMEDFKDLVKACHDMGFKVILDWVANHTGWDNKWISEHPEWYTQSNGRIIKPPGTDWSDVADLNYKNKEMRKAMKDAMVFWVKELDIDGYRCDVAGSVPVDFWEDVSTALHKIKPVFMLAEDGADYSLMDNAFDANYNWHLLGSINKTAKEGSTVSRIRSDIRRGVSAYPKGSFPMNFITNHDENSWNGTTKERLGDAKDLMNALIFTAPGMPLIYSGQEASLNKRLQFFEKDNIDWSDLTEQEFYKQLVTLKKDNEALWNGSAGGNITFIETTEKPVLAYARVKGKNKVIFIGNFTSKENTFSLKKMDVSGSYTNYFNEEEIVLEEGKTLQLGPWDFYIFVNK
- a CDS encoding ABC transporter substrate-binding protein — translated: MKCVKKMMCLCLILAMVAVLSACSKAEKTDTPAKDNEGDHQQVEQQDDKQEEKDDQQEEEKEPEVVEETYDLGGRVIRFVTQNLNEDNPFHEEAPQNEDTENRQKIHKQVEEKYNVKIEYVAYQKPEEERAEEIMTSVLAGEPIADIARISSYYVSQLAAGDFLEPIDAYLDDIQLPDFSLQVGAFKGKHFGFDTAFMGGDQGLFFNKRLVEEAGLENPTAVHKRGEWTFDTFMEYARELKQVLPEDIHPISMDPAYFGLFIVGANGGSILDPDTNEVAFTRPESIEAIEYLQKFYQEGLVMPVPTDAEGEKSYWSGPRDAFKQGQSVFTHGHIWEAAYGYNNDLEDEWGYVPFPYGPNVKSDFSNYHTAVFDSGAKVILKGSKDPEMVLRIWHDLMWLDHYPTLDEAKEEFALNNESIFPEEESIEAMNWARERAYIERITMFRTADTSAYSFYGKSIRGIAEEGLSVRSTLESIASEVESVVKQATGEQ